Proteins from a single region of Polyangium spumosum:
- a CDS encoding TetR/AcrR family transcriptional regulator, which yields MNDSARREQILEAADRLLRHYGPQKTTVADVAREAGVGVGTVYLEFPSKEAIVEELSRSRYEVVLASMREAVKADGRSYGERLVGALDARLRAYFTQANGGAHACDLFHCGSPAVKSASERFYQEEHALLVDLLRQGTEAGELDVAAPELAARVILRAYKSFTPPWIFMEARDEVEKLSAAMHAIVLGGVLGRR from the coding sequence ATGAACGACAGCGCGCGCCGCGAGCAGATCCTGGAGGCCGCCGATCGACTGCTGCGGCATTACGGTCCTCAGAAGACCACGGTGGCGGACGTGGCGCGGGAGGCCGGCGTGGGCGTGGGGACGGTGTACCTCGAGTTCCCGTCGAAAGAGGCGATCGTCGAGGAGCTGTCGCGCTCGAGGTACGAGGTCGTGCTCGCGTCGATGCGGGAGGCTGTGAAGGCGGACGGTCGCTCGTATGGCGAGCGTCTCGTGGGCGCGCTCGACGCGCGGCTGCGGGCGTATTTCACGCAGGCGAACGGCGGGGCGCACGCGTGTGACCTCTTCCATTGCGGCAGCCCTGCCGTGAAGAGCGCGTCCGAGCGATTTTACCAGGAAGAACACGCGCTGCTCGTGGACCTGCTCCGCCAGGGGACGGAGGCGGGCGAGCTCGACGTCGCCGCCCCGGAGCTCGCGGCGCGGGTGATCCTGCGGGCCTACAAGAGCTTCACGCCGCCGTGGATCTTCATGGAGGCGCGGGACGAGGTGGAGAAGCTGTCCGCGGCGATGCACGCGATCGTGCTCGGGGGCGTGCTCGGGCGGCGGTGA
- a CDS encoding MutS-related protein: protein MTTSKAPGTSDDAVPVPDLLSADAQVRVDLDELHQTFAFAFALGISQDAFDRVLAVAALPSSTWDREDFERDIFLEDLLTRALRVRVGGRAVAPCLPYLLRALSEPPRDLRVVTFRQRILAELSSSADMRRDFERVYGRLVALRVAFCSEGGSRRGGDTHRRLEILRTVQEVVLDLAEAFEGASSGLLRIREFGIAVRESEAYQRLEALLDHERHLGTVDLRVRVGVDGTLRTFQIVRIRENQQNPLHTSAIARFFSRIRLFLRGYRVTPGEVGERLLDDVFSGMERPVALLVQLLGDMEFYLAGLDLADLARDKGLPVCLAELSPPGEAGITIDRLYNPLLLAGKGKPVPSDLSTIHGDAVVVVTGPNSGGKTRLLQSIGFAQLLGQAGLFVTAERAVLPQLSGMFVSLIEEARSDQPEGQLGMELLRIRRLFEELAFGSLVLLDELCSGTNPSEGEEIARLVISLLPELKSPVFLTTHLLTLASRLEEEPPVPHLEFLQVDLDENERPTYGFRPGVARTSLAHKTAARLGVTRDELAELIARKKRAESLGEGPKRRSSMDAPASIRVKSRHGEDQPKNPRHRAAIPLGSRRRQR, encoded by the coding sequence GTGACGACCTCGAAGGCTCCCGGCACCTCGGACGACGCCGTCCCCGTCCCCGACCTCCTCTCTGCGGACGCCCAGGTCCGCGTCGACCTCGACGAGCTCCACCAGACCTTCGCGTTTGCGTTCGCGCTCGGCATCTCCCAGGACGCCTTCGATCGCGTGCTCGCCGTCGCCGCGCTCCCGTCCTCGACGTGGGATCGCGAGGACTTCGAGCGGGACATCTTCCTCGAGGACCTCCTCACCCGCGCGCTTCGGGTCCGCGTCGGCGGCCGGGCTGTCGCGCCTTGCTTGCCGTACCTCCTCCGCGCCCTCTCCGAGCCGCCGAGGGACCTCCGTGTCGTCACGTTCCGCCAGCGGATCCTCGCCGAGCTCTCCAGCAGCGCCGACATGCGCCGTGATTTCGAGCGCGTCTACGGCCGCCTCGTCGCCCTCCGCGTGGCCTTCTGCTCCGAGGGCGGCTCGCGCCGCGGCGGCGACACCCACCGGCGCCTCGAGATCCTCCGGACCGTGCAGGAGGTCGTCCTCGACCTCGCCGAGGCCTTCGAGGGCGCGAGCTCCGGCCTCCTGCGCATCCGTGAATTCGGCATCGCCGTGCGGGAGAGCGAGGCCTACCAGCGGCTCGAGGCCCTCCTCGATCACGAACGCCACCTCGGCACCGTCGACCTCCGCGTCCGCGTCGGCGTCGACGGCACCTTGCGCACCTTCCAGATCGTCCGCATCCGCGAGAACCAGCAGAACCCCCTCCACACCTCCGCGATCGCCCGCTTCTTCTCCCGGATCCGCCTCTTCTTGCGTGGGTATCGTGTCACGCCCGGCGAGGTCGGAGAGCGCCTCCTCGACGACGTCTTCAGCGGCATGGAGCGCCCCGTCGCGCTCCTCGTCCAGCTCCTCGGCGACATGGAGTTTTACCTCGCCGGCCTCGACCTCGCGGACCTCGCGCGGGACAAGGGGTTGCCCGTTTGCCTCGCCGAGCTCTCGCCCCCCGGCGAGGCGGGGATCACGATCGATCGCCTCTACAACCCTCTCCTGCTCGCCGGCAAAGGCAAACCCGTCCCCTCGGACCTCTCCACCATACACGGCGACGCCGTCGTCGTCGTCACGGGGCCGAACTCGGGTGGCAAGACGCGCTTGCTCCAGTCGATCGGGTTCGCGCAGCTCCTCGGCCAGGCGGGGCTCTTCGTCACGGCCGAGCGCGCGGTCCTGCCGCAGCTCTCGGGCATGTTCGTCTCGCTCATCGAGGAGGCGCGCAGCGATCAGCCCGAGGGCCAGCTCGGCATGGAGCTGCTCCGCATCCGCCGCCTCTTCGAGGAGCTCGCGTTTGGCTCGCTCGTGCTCCTCGACGAACTCTGCTCCGGGACGAACCCCTCCGAGGGCGAGGAGATCGCGCGGCTCGTCATCTCGCTCCTTCCGGAGCTGAAATCGCCGGTCTTCTTGACCACGCACCTGCTCACCCTGGCGAGCCGGCTCGAAGAGGAGCCGCCCGTCCCGCACCTCGAATTCTTGCAGGTCGATCTCGACGAAAACGAGCGCCCCACGTACGGCTTCCGGCCCGGGGTCGCCAGGACCTCGCTCGCCCACAAGACGGCGGCGCGGCTCGGCGTCACGCGGGACGAGCTCGCCGAGCTCATCGCCCGGAAGAAACGCGCCGAGAGCCTCGGGGAGGGCCCGAAGCGGCGATCTTCCATGGATGCGCCCGCTTCGATCCGTGTAAAGTCGAGGCATGGAGAGGACCAGCCGAAAAATCCCCGTCACCGAGCGGCAATTCCTTTGGGTTCAAGACGACGACAAAGGTGA
- a CDS encoding DSD1 family PLP-dependent enzyme, with the protein MLEWTRGQSIGEIDTPALILDIAAAERNIRAMADRLIHGSVRLRPHVKTHKCPILAHKQMAAGAIGVTAAKLGEAEVMIRAGIPEVLVSTPIVGRTKIERLVALSRHGMVLTVVDDASAARAISDAAARAGQKIPTLVDVDVGQRRTGVLPGEPALALARQVASMPGLVFVGLQGYEGHLQHVQSRDERELRFRASMQRLTDTAALLRGAGLSVDIVSTGGTGTSTFALDATGVTEIQPGSYVVMDDHYGTVQGVGFEQALFVLTSVVSRTRTTDVIVDAGLKALSSDSGAPRVRGVEGARYSFAGDEHGRLELGDAGSDLRVGDKVLLVPSHCDTTIHLHDHFYVVEADKLIEVWPIEARGRVR; encoded by the coding sequence ATGCTCGAGTGGACGAGGGGCCAATCGATCGGGGAGATCGACACGCCCGCGCTGATCCTGGACATCGCGGCGGCCGAGCGGAACATCCGCGCGATGGCCGATCGGCTCATTCATGGCTCGGTGCGCCTGCGCCCCCACGTGAAGACGCACAAGTGCCCGATCCTCGCGCACAAGCAGATGGCGGCGGGCGCGATCGGCGTGACGGCGGCGAAGCTCGGCGAGGCCGAGGTGATGATCCGCGCGGGCATCCCCGAGGTGCTCGTGTCGACGCCGATCGTGGGGCGCACGAAGATCGAGCGGCTCGTCGCGCTCTCGCGGCACGGCATGGTCCTCACGGTGGTGGACGACGCGAGCGCGGCGCGTGCGATCTCCGACGCGGCGGCGCGGGCGGGGCAGAAGATCCCGACGCTCGTCGACGTGGACGTGGGGCAGCGGCGCACGGGCGTGCTGCCGGGCGAGCCCGCGCTCGCGCTCGCGCGGCAGGTCGCGTCGATGCCGGGCCTCGTGTTCGTCGGGCTCCAGGGGTACGAGGGGCATTTGCAGCACGTGCAGAGCCGGGACGAGCGCGAATTGCGCTTTCGTGCCTCCATGCAGAGGCTCACGGACACGGCGGCGCTCCTGCGCGGCGCGGGGCTCTCGGTCGACATCGTCTCGACGGGTGGCACGGGCACGTCGACGTTTGCCCTCGACGCCACGGGCGTCACGGAGATCCAGCCGGGCTCCTACGTGGTGATGGACGACCATTACGGCACGGTGCAGGGCGTGGGTTTCGAGCAGGCGCTGTTCGTCCTGACGAGCGTGGTGAGCCGGACGCGGACGACGGACGTCATCGTCGACGCGGGCCTGAAGGCGCTCTCCTCGGACAGCGGCGCGCCGCGTGTGCGTGGCGTCGAGGGGGCGCGGTACTCGTTCGCGGGGGACGAGCACGGGCGGCTCGAGCTCGGCGACGCGGGGAGCGACCTCCGGGTCGGCGACAAGGTCCTGCTCGTGCCGAGCCACTGCGACACGACGATCCACCTGCACGACCATTTTTACGTGGTCGAGGCCGACAAGCTGATCGAGGTCTGGCCGATCGAGGCGCGCGGCCGCGTGCGCTAG
- a CDS encoding serine/threonine-protein kinase — MLPGQVVDGRFVVEGVVGQGGMARVFRAKDHTTGEIVAIKVLLEEEAANVERFEREAEIMAALVHPGIVRYVAHGRDGSLPYIAMEWASGKSLDRLIQRQTLPIDGAVRLLRRLAEALAVAHERGIVHRDLKPGNVILLDGDLERPKIIDFGIARLGGASKELTQKGVLLGSMGYMAPEQARGAQNLDARADVFALGCLLLHALTGKRLFEGGDSLAYLVRVVVEDAPRLRTLRPDAPPWLEALLARMLARAPEERPDSAAALARELEAALEGELDETTVEAVSLPGGALGGEERRVRCVLVVELPEGPEALAAGTSALEEVAAGLGGAVDVLLDGHLLVSFHGSGAATDEASRAAKCALTFADRVDGERTAIVAAESAGEAPASATIEPFLPMLSRAPRDAIAVDDVTAGLLGARFDVSGDERGLFLLGERDVGEPARTLLGRPTPCVGRDMELATIQRLFEEAERERAPRAVIVTGEAGIGKSRLRHELLRWLGERGRPAEVWIGQGDPIAAGSSFGLLARALRRAANVTTGEPLEVARRKLRARVGRHLDPIRAASVAEFLAELSGLPFEGEGRPGLAAARRNATLMGDRIRRSFEELVVAECRAHPLLLVLEDLHFGDLPSLNLVDAALAQHAPLVVLALGRPELARTFPDLWAARAPLTISLAPLADGDSQRLARAALGPRAKSNVITQIVERAGGNAFFLEELVRAAAQGRDRALPESVIAMVQGMLEELDPRARRALRAASVYGDVFSEADVSALLGDETRDVGARLAELCAREVLELREVSLTRHDNHVEMYSFRHAYVREAAYAMLTDEDRVLGHKLAARRLVAAGEPDPTRLAEHLFRAGLLDEAIVHFSRAAEQARLGGDLGKALSSAERGIACGARGDSLGRLLVIQAEAHRWRGENVEAKRQADRALAVLPRGTDAWCAAASEISSCATKLGDPGTLEIVAAALSEIVSAPRSAPRPTQLAACARVASAFYVLGRHELAESLHERAAAHEEALRDPLTRARLHEADALRAHTMGDAAGAVSAIEKVIQAFTEIGDLRSVALHRSNQGAVLNAIGAYVEAEFASRAALEAGAAQGLSQIVSAAQQNLGFSLAHTGRLDEAQTLLSRGIREAILQRDRRLEAGARIYLAIAALYARKLDIADAEARAAADALEGLPLGAYAVGVLAMVELMRGRAAEALSMAERAISALASRGGAVEEGEGLVRLAFAESLAATGDTEGARRALSIAKRRIEERASLLTRPAHRRSFVELVPEHRRTLDLAAHMGA, encoded by the coding sequence ATGCTCCCGGGCCAGGTTGTCGACGGACGTTTCGTCGTCGAAGGTGTCGTCGGCCAAGGCGGCATGGCCCGCGTGTTTCGCGCGAAGGACCACACGACCGGCGAGATCGTCGCGATCAAGGTCCTGCTCGAAGAAGAAGCCGCGAACGTCGAGCGCTTCGAACGCGAGGCCGAGATCATGGCCGCGCTCGTGCATCCAGGCATCGTGCGTTATGTCGCGCACGGTCGCGACGGCAGCTTGCCCTACATCGCGATGGAGTGGGCCTCGGGCAAGAGCCTCGACCGGCTGATCCAGCGACAAACCTTGCCCATCGACGGCGCCGTGCGGCTGCTCCGTCGCCTCGCGGAGGCGCTCGCGGTCGCGCACGAGCGAGGGATCGTCCACCGCGATCTGAAGCCCGGCAACGTGATCCTGCTCGACGGGGATCTCGAGCGGCCGAAGATCATCGACTTCGGCATCGCGCGCCTCGGGGGCGCCTCGAAGGAGCTCACGCAGAAGGGCGTGCTGCTCGGCTCGATGGGGTACATGGCTCCGGAGCAGGCGCGCGGCGCGCAGAACCTCGACGCGCGCGCGGACGTGTTCGCCCTCGGCTGCCTGCTGCTCCACGCGCTCACGGGCAAGCGCCTCTTCGAGGGCGGAGACTCGCTCGCGTACCTCGTGCGGGTCGTGGTCGAAGACGCGCCGCGCCTGCGCACGTTGCGCCCCGACGCACCGCCGTGGCTCGAGGCGCTGCTCGCGCGGATGCTCGCGCGCGCGCCCGAGGAGCGACCCGACAGCGCAGCGGCGCTCGCGCGCGAGCTCGAAGCGGCGCTCGAAGGAGAGCTCGACGAGACCACGGTCGAGGCGGTCTCGCTGCCAGGTGGAGCGCTCGGCGGCGAGGAGCGGCGCGTGCGCTGCGTGCTGGTCGTGGAGCTGCCGGAGGGGCCGGAGGCGCTCGCCGCGGGCACATCGGCGCTCGAGGAGGTCGCCGCGGGGCTCGGCGGCGCCGTCGACGTGCTGCTCGACGGGCACCTGCTCGTGAGCTTCCACGGATCGGGCGCGGCGACGGACGAGGCCTCGCGCGCCGCGAAATGCGCGCTCACGTTCGCCGATCGTGTCGACGGCGAGCGCACGGCGATCGTCGCGGCGGAGAGCGCGGGCGAGGCGCCGGCCTCGGCGACGATCGAGCCCTTCTTGCCCATGCTCTCGCGCGCGCCGCGCGACGCGATCGCGGTCGACGACGTGACCGCGGGCCTGCTCGGCGCGCGCTTCGACGTGAGCGGCGACGAGCGGGGCCTCTTCCTGCTCGGCGAGCGCGACGTCGGCGAGCCCGCGCGGACGCTGCTCGGCAGGCCCACGCCGTGTGTCGGTCGCGACATGGAGCTCGCCACGATCCAGCGCCTCTTCGAAGAGGCCGAGCGCGAGCGCGCGCCGCGTGCGGTGATCGTCACGGGCGAGGCGGGCATCGGCAAATCCCGCCTCCGACACGAGCTCTTGCGCTGGCTCGGCGAGCGCGGGCGGCCGGCGGAGGTGTGGATCGGCCAGGGAGATCCGATCGCCGCGGGCTCGTCGTTCGGCCTGCTCGCGCGGGCGCTGCGCAGGGCGGCGAACGTGACCACGGGCGAGCCTCTCGAGGTCGCGCGGCGCAAGCTCCGGGCCCGCGTCGGCCGTCACCTCGACCCGATCCGCGCCGCGTCGGTCGCGGAGTTTTTGGCCGAGCTCTCGGGTTTGCCCTTCGAGGGCGAGGGCCGCCCGGGGCTCGCCGCCGCGCGACGCAACGCGACCTTGATGGGCGACCGCATCCGCCGCTCGTTCGAGGAGCTCGTCGTCGCCGAGTGCCGCGCCCACCCGCTCCTGCTCGTGCTCGAGGACCTGCATTTCGGCGACCTGCCCAGCTTGAACCTCGTCGACGCGGCGCTCGCGCAACACGCGCCGCTCGTGGTGCTCGCGCTCGGCAGGCCGGAGCTCGCGCGCACGTTCCCCGACCTCTGGGCCGCACGCGCGCCGCTCACGATCTCGCTCGCGCCGCTCGCGGATGGAGACAGCCAAAGGCTCGCGCGCGCGGCGCTCGGGCCGCGCGCGAAGAGCAACGTGATCACGCAGATCGTGGAGCGCGCCGGGGGCAACGCGTTTTTCCTGGAAGAGCTCGTGCGCGCGGCAGCGCAAGGCCGGGACCGTGCCCTGCCCGAGAGTGTGATCGCGATGGTGCAGGGCATGCTCGAGGAGCTCGATCCCCGCGCGCGGCGGGCGCTGCGCGCGGCGAGCGTGTACGGCGACGTGTTCAGCGAGGCGGACGTCTCGGCGCTGCTCGGCGACGAGACGCGCGACGTGGGCGCCCGGCTCGCCGAGCTCTGCGCGCGTGAGGTCCTCGAGCTCCGCGAGGTGAGCCTCACGCGGCACGACAACCACGTGGAGATGTACTCGTTCCGGCACGCCTACGTGCGCGAGGCGGCGTACGCGATGCTCACGGACGAGGACCGCGTGCTCGGGCACAAGCTCGCGGCGCGCAGGCTCGTCGCGGCCGGCGAGCCCGATCCGACGCGCCTCGCCGAGCACCTCTTCCGCGCGGGCCTGCTCGACGAGGCGATCGTTCACTTCTCGCGCGCGGCCGAGCAAGCGCGGCTCGGCGGTGATCTCGGCAAGGCCCTCTCCTCGGCGGAGCGCGGGATCGCGTGTGGCGCGCGCGGCGACAGCCTCGGCCGCTTGCTCGTCATCCAGGCCGAGGCGCACCGATGGCGCGGCGAGAACGTCGAGGCCAAACGCCAGGCGGATCGAGCGCTCGCCGTCCTCCCGCGCGGCACCGACGCATGGTGCGCGGCCGCGAGCGAGATCTCCTCGTGCGCCACGAAGCTCGGAGATCCAGGCACGCTCGAGATCGTGGCCGCGGCGCTCTCCGAGATCGTCTCCGCGCCGCGGAGCGCGCCGAGGCCGACGCAGCTCGCGGCCTGCGCGCGCGTCGCGTCGGCGTTTTACGTGCTCGGGCGGCACGAGCTCGCCGAGTCGCTGCACGAGCGCGCGGCGGCGCACGAGGAGGCGCTACGTGATCCGCTGACGCGCGCGCGTCTGCACGAGGCCGACGCGCTCCGGGCGCACACGATGGGCGACGCGGCCGGCGCGGTCTCCGCCATCGAGAAGGTGATCCAGGCCTTCACCGAGATCGGCGACCTGCGCAGCGTCGCGCTGCACCGGAGCAACCAGGGCGCGGTGCTCAACGCGATCGGCGCCTACGTCGAGGCCGAGTTCGCCTCGCGGGCCGCGCTCGAGGCCGGCGCTGCGCAGGGGCTCTCGCAGATCGTGAGCGCGGCCCAGCAGAACCTCGGCTTCTCCCTGGCGCACACGGGCCGGCTCGACGAGGCCCAGACGCTGCTCTCCCGCGGCATCCGCGAGGCGATCCTCCAGCGCGACCGCAGGCTCGAGGCCGGGGCGCGGATCTACCTCGCGATCGCCGCGCTCTACGCGCGCAAGCTCGACATCGCGGACGCCGAGGCGCGCGCGGCGGCGGACGCGCTCGAGGGTTTGCCCCTCGGGGCGTATGCCGTGGGTGTGCTCGCGATGGTCGAGCTCATGCGCGGACGCGCGGCGGAGGCCCTCTCCATGGCCGAGAGGGCGATCAGCGCGCTCGCTTCACGCGGCGGCGCGGTCGAGGAGGGCGAGGGGCTCGTGCGGCTCGCGTTCGCCGAGTCCCTGGCGGCGACGGGCGACACCGAGGGCGCGCGGCGCGCGCTCTCCATCGCGAAGCGGCGCATCGAGGAGCGCGCCTCCCTGCTGACGCGGCCCGCACATCGGCGGAGCTTCGTCGAGCTCGTCCCCGAGCACCGGCGCACGCTCGATCTCGCGGCGCACATGGGCGCGTAG
- a CDS encoding tRNA1(Val) (adenine(37)-N6)-methyltransferase, whose amino-acid sequence MLPAGDPDHPVAKGAGIVRPARRPAGWIAPGPRPRTPDRDDVWPGPGEDLCYLAGDFRILQRVDGHRWSADDLVTAWYAIEQVASPTPPRRAVDLGCGIGTVLLFVAWAFPEARVTGVEAQDVSAGLARRSLAWNGVDDRCAVRFGDLREPATTEGLEGADLVTGTPPYLPKGTGIESSKVQCGPCRFEWRGGVEDYALAASRLLAEGAPFVGCAASRQRPRVEAAAVGAGLVLERYRDVVPREGKDPLFSVYVMRRPAAARSPEIEPPLVLRGKDGRFTAAFDDVRRAMGMPVER is encoded by the coding sequence ATGTTGCCTGCAGGAGACCCTGACCACCCCGTCGCCAAGGGCGCGGGGATCGTGCGCCCGGCGCGCCGCCCCGCCGGCTGGATCGCGCCGGGCCCGCGCCCGAGGACACCCGATCGCGACGACGTCTGGCCCGGCCCCGGCGAGGACCTCTGCTACCTCGCCGGCGATTTCCGTATTCTCCAGCGCGTCGACGGGCACCGCTGGTCGGCCGACGACCTCGTCACGGCCTGGTATGCAATCGAGCAGGTGGCCTCGCCGACGCCCCCGCGCCGCGCCGTCGACCTCGGCTGCGGCATCGGCACCGTCCTGCTCTTCGTCGCCTGGGCTTTCCCCGAGGCGCGCGTGACGGGCGTCGAGGCGCAGGACGTGAGCGCCGGCCTCGCGCGGCGATCGCTCGCCTGGAACGGCGTCGACGATCGGTGCGCCGTGCGTTTCGGCGATCTGCGGGAACCGGCGACGACCGAGGGCCTCGAGGGCGCGGACCTCGTGACCGGCACGCCGCCGTATCTGCCGAAGGGGACGGGGATCGAGTCGAGCAAAGTGCAATGTGGCCCGTGCCGCTTCGAATGGCGCGGCGGCGTGGAGGACTACGCCCTCGCCGCTTCGCGCCTGCTCGCCGAGGGCGCGCCGTTCGTGGGTTGCGCCGCCTCGCGCCAGCGCCCGCGCGTCGAGGCCGCGGCCGTGGGCGCCGGGCTCGTGCTCGAGCGTTACCGCGACGTCGTCCCGCGCGAGGGCAAGGACCCGCTCTTCTCGGTGTACGTGATGCGCCGCCCTGCCGCGGCCCGCAGCCCCGAAATCGAGCCGCCCCTCGTGTTACGCGGCAAAGATGGCCGTTTCACCGCCGCGTTCGACGACGTACGCCGCGCCATGGGAATGCCCGTCGAGCGTTAA
- a CDS encoding DUF4336 domain-containing protein — translation MAELVSIAEDLWAATHPLRIAGGVRMDTRMTVARLPGERLWIHSPIPIDDALAAALEELGKVSYLVAPNLYHNLFLGPASARFPEARVFAPPGLARKIPSLRIDEALSAAPPDAWAGVIDQRLVEGAPPMEEVVFLHRPSRSLVVSDLLFNIQRPEGLGTKFVLTLMGTRGKLARSRAWSLITKDKAAWKASVREVLALDFEKMIMAHGDVVADDAKARVSEVLRPYL, via the coding sequence ATGGCCGAGCTCGTCTCCATCGCCGAGGACCTCTGGGCTGCGACACACCCGCTGCGGATTGCCGGGGGCGTCCGCATGGACACGCGGATGACCGTGGCGCGCCTGCCGGGCGAGAGGCTCTGGATCCATTCGCCCATTCCGATCGACGACGCGCTCGCCGCCGCGCTCGAGGAGCTCGGGAAGGTCTCGTACCTCGTCGCGCCGAACCTGTATCACAACCTGTTCCTCGGCCCGGCGTCGGCGCGTTTCCCCGAGGCGCGCGTGTTCGCGCCGCCGGGGCTCGCGAGGAAGATCCCCTCGCTGCGCATCGACGAGGCGCTCTCGGCCGCGCCGCCGGACGCGTGGGCCGGCGTGATCGATCAGCGCCTCGTCGAGGGCGCGCCGCCGATGGAGGAGGTGGTCTTCCTCCACCGGCCGAGCCGCTCGCTCGTCGTCTCGGATCTCCTGTTCAACATCCAGCGGCCCGAGGGCCTCGGGACGAAGTTCGTGCTCACGTTGATGGGCACGCGCGGCAAGCTCGCGCGGAGCCGCGCCTGGAGCCTCATCACGAAGGACAAGGCGGCCTGGAAGGCCTCGGTGCGCGAGGTGCTCGCGCTCGATTTCGAGAAGATGATCATGGCGCACGGCGACGTCGTCGCCGACGACGCGAAGGCGCGGGTGAGCGAAGTCCTGCGCCCCTACCTGTGA